Proteins encoded within one genomic window of Streptosporangium album:
- a CDS encoding tyrosine-type recombinase/integrase has protein sequence MPVRRLVVPERVPVLAGWEDLAEREERTGIHPGDPIMLSPDCRIDELLSLFFCRSAFARLAMGTKRSYTDDYRLFFDFLWGRGKAWSEATADDLWDFEDWRTRSPRNPGRVGGARWNRGLAALTHLYRWAVRHGYVATNPIEMRERLGQYGEVTETPAAQAKNARASNVHWMTPRMFRLWANVGLRGHTAEGLVAEGWTGRLEDRNTAFADLLFCSGLRLGEGASLLTVELPATALDGGKFYPARLGRAVTKSKKARTFYVSARVLVQIESYLQAGRAAAIRRAQARDLYGTLPGLKIVTKVTGHSRKVLHWHDQHGAEGRTPLTDAAAEERMTLFAPGPAGPEPMWVWLTEAGLPFRPASWENVFRGASRRCRDVLGGVMSEPPFATPHSARHSFALYMLVVLHHVMDQRLGLTPEERRDYRLLYGDPWRMVQDLLGHSEITTTRDRYLAPVADLQLRSLLSDPDPDQPDAAERSDDRVTSLLARLARESEGIQDFHDAVISS, from the coding sequence GTGCCGGTTCGGCGCCTGGTAGTGCCGGAGCGTGTGCCGGTGCTGGCGGGCTGGGAGGACCTGGCGGAGCGGGAGGAGCGCACGGGGATCCACCCCGGAGATCCGATCATGCTGTCGCCGGATTGCCGGATCGATGAGCTGCTGAGCTTGTTTTTCTGCCGTTCCGCTTTCGCGCGGCTGGCGATGGGGACGAAGCGGAGTTACACCGATGATTACCGCCTGTTCTTCGACTTCCTGTGGGGCCGCGGAAAAGCATGGTCGGAGGCGACCGCGGATGACCTGTGGGACTTCGAGGACTGGAGGACCCGGTCTCCCCGCAACCCGGGCAGGGTCGGCGGGGCCCGCTGGAACCGGGGCCTGGCGGCGCTCACGCACCTGTACCGGTGGGCGGTCCGGCACGGCTATGTCGCGACGAACCCGATCGAGATGCGCGAACGGCTGGGCCAGTACGGGGAGGTGACCGAGACGCCGGCAGCGCAGGCGAAGAACGCCAGGGCGAGCAACGTGCACTGGATGACGCCGCGGATGTTCCGGCTCTGGGCAAATGTCGGCCTGCGCGGGCACACTGCGGAGGGCCTGGTCGCCGAGGGATGGACCGGGCGGCTGGAGGACCGCAACACGGCCTTCGCCGACCTGCTTTTCTGCTCCGGGCTGCGACTGGGCGAAGGGGCTTCGCTCCTCACGGTCGAGCTGCCGGCCACCGCGCTGGACGGCGGGAAGTTCTATCCGGCCCGGCTGGGGCGGGCGGTCACCAAGTCCAAGAAGGCCCGGACGTTCTACGTCTCGGCCCGGGTACTGGTCCAGATCGAAAGCTACCTGCAGGCGGGGCGGGCTGCCGCTATCCGGCGTGCGCAGGCCCGTGACCTTTACGGCACCCTGCCCGGCCTGAAGATCGTCACCAAGGTGACCGGCCACAGCAGGAAGGTGCTGCACTGGCACGACCAGCACGGGGCAGAAGGCCGTACCCCGCTGACCGACGCGGCCGCCGAGGAGCGGATGACCTTGTTCGCCCCGGGGCCGGCGGGACCAGAGCCGATGTGGGTCTGGCTGACCGAGGCCGGCCTGCCCTTCAGGCCCGCATCCTGGGAGAACGTCTTCCGGGGTGCGAGCCGCCGCTGCCGGGACGTCCTGGGCGGGGTGATGAGCGAGCCGCCGTTCGCGACCCCGCACTCGGCCCGGCACTCTTTCGCCCTCTACATGCTCGTGGTCCTGCACCATGTCATGGACCAGCGGCTGGGCCTGACCCCGGAGGAACGACGTGACTACCGACTGCTCTACGGCGATCCCTGGCGTATGGTCCAGGACCTTCTGGGCCACTCGGAGATCACCACGACGCGCGACCGCTACCTCGCTCCCGTCGCTGACCTGCAGCTGCGCTCGCTGCTGTCCGATCCTGATCCTGACCAGCCGGATGCCGCGGAGCGTTCCGATGACCGGGTGACATCGCTGCTGGCCCGGCTGGCCCGGGAGAGCGAGGGAATCCAGGACTTCCATGACGCGGTGATCTCGTCGTGA